From Pedobacter indicus, a single genomic window includes:
- the rseP gene encoding RIP metalloprotease RseP: MDGLIMTGQLILGLSILIVLHELGHFLAARAFGIKVEKFYLFFDAWGVKLFKFNYKGCEYGIGWLPLGGYVKIAGMIDESMDTEQMAGPPQPWEFRSKPAWQRLIVMLGGIFVNIVLGIFIFWMLTFKYGDTFISNEKLTQGIVPGIVGKEIGLQTGDRILEIDGEKVVHFEDIRSSDVLMGGVDLTVERGGQTQHISVPLDILNDISDHGVDEFVAPRAYLNAIQSLQEGGAAEKAGFMEGDSILRVEGQPVTYADEFTDVMADKKGQAVDFLVYRDGKEVELTANISDDGILGVVFPRYFPIDQVKYGFFEALPVGASVAWGSLIDNAKGLGKIAAGEVKASKALSGPVGIAEMFGAEVNWIRFWTLVGLLSMALALMNLLPIPGLDGGHTLFLLIEMVQGKPMSDKFMERAQLVGFVIIVALMIFVMGNDILKLVQK, translated from the coding sequence ATGGATGGTTTGATTATGACGGGGCAGTTGATTCTGGGCCTTTCAATACTAATAGTTTTACATGAATTGGGGCACTTTTTAGCTGCTCGGGCTTTCGGTATCAAGGTAGAGAAGTTCTACTTGTTCTTTGATGCTTGGGGTGTAAAGTTGTTTAAATTTAATTATAAAGGTTGTGAATATGGAATCGGCTGGTTGCCTTTAGGAGGTTATGTAAAGATTGCGGGGATGATTGATGAATCAATGGATACAGAGCAAATGGCGGGGCCGCCGCAACCGTGGGAGTTTCGATCTAAACCAGCATGGCAACGCCTGATCGTTATGTTAGGGGGTATCTTCGTTAATATCGTTCTGGGTATCTTTATTTTCTGGATGCTGACCTTCAAATACGGTGATACCTTCATCAGCAATGAGAAGCTAACACAGGGGATTGTTCCAGGTATAGTTGGTAAAGAGATCGGATTGCAGACAGGTGACCGTATTTTAGAAATAGACGGCGAGAAGGTTGTCCACTTTGAAGATATCCGAAGCTCGGATGTACTGATGGGTGGTGTAGATCTAACCGTGGAAAGAGGAGGGCAGACACAACATATCTCGGTTCCTCTCGATATTCTAAATGATATTTCTGATCACGGTGTAGATGAATTTGTGGCACCCAGAGCTTATTTGAATGCCATTCAATCCCTTCAGGAAGGGGGCGCAGCTGAAAAAGCCGGATTTATGGAAGGTGATAGTATTCTACGGGTAGAAGGGCAGCCCGTTACTTACGCTGATGAGTTTACCGATGTTATGGCCGATAAAAAAGGGCAGGCGGTCGATTTCCTGGTCTACCGTGATGGTAAAGAGGTTGAATTGACAGCCAACATCTCTGATGACGGTATTCTTGGTGTGGTTTTTCCACGATATTTCCCGATAGATCAAGTAAAATATGGCTTCTTTGAAGCTTTGCCGGTTGGCGCTTCGGTTGCCTGGGGCTCATTGATCGACAATGCCAAAGGGTTGGGTAAAATAGCAGCTGGAGAAGTAAAAGCATCGAAAGCCTTATCCGGACCTGTCGGTATTGCAGAGATGTTTGGAGCTGAAGTAAATTGGATTCGTTTTTGGACGCTGGTAGGTTTACTGTCCATGGCATTGGCATTGATGAACTTGTTGCCCATACCGGGGCTTGACGGCGGTCACACCCTCTTTTTATTGATTGAAATGGTGCAAGGAAAACCGATGAGTGATAAGTTTATGGAAAGAGCGCAACTGGTGGGTTTTGTTATTATTGTCGCCCTCATGATCTTTGTTATGGGCAATGATATCTTGAAATTGGTTCAAAAATAG
- a CDS encoding 1-deoxy-D-xylulose-5-phosphate reductoisomerase — MNKRNIAILGSTGSIGTQTLEVVKSHPDLFKADVLTAANNYRLLIDQALEFKPQAVVISNPEHYSTVKEALANENVQVYAGTDALSEVVQIPSIDVVLTALVGFSGLVPTFNAIKAKKAIALANKETLVVAGELITKLAKQNDVDILPVDSEHSAIFQCLMGERSESVEKLILTASGGPFRGKNRDYLRNVSFRDALKHPNWTMGQKITIDSASLMNKGLEVIEAHWLFGVEACQIDVVVHPQSIIHSMVQFSDGSIKAQLGLPDMKLPIQYALAYPERVENKLPRLDFNTLSQLTFEKPDMDTFSNLRLAYQALEKGGSMPCVLNAANEIVVAAFLNQEIGFLQMSELIEETMVKIDHEKNPDLETFSKIDHQSRAYTREAIKKQRH, encoded by the coding sequence GTGAACAAAAGAAATATCGCCATACTCGGGTCTACAGGAAGTATCGGGACACAAACTTTGGAGGTTGTTAAGAGTCATCCCGATCTCTTTAAAGCTGATGTGCTGACGGCGGCTAATAATTACAGATTGCTAATTGATCAGGCATTGGAATTTAAACCTCAAGCTGTTGTAATTAGCAATCCGGAGCACTATAGCACGGTAAAGGAGGCTTTAGCTAACGAAAATGTCCAAGTTTACGCTGGTACTGATGCACTTTCGGAAGTAGTACAAATTCCTTCGATCGATGTTGTACTGACCGCTTTGGTTGGGTTTTCTGGTTTAGTGCCTACATTCAATGCGATAAAAGCAAAAAAAGCAATTGCACTGGCCAATAAAGAAACACTGGTCGTAGCTGGCGAACTGATTACCAAACTCGCGAAACAGAATGATGTTGACATTTTGCCGGTCGATTCTGAGCATTCGGCAATTTTCCAATGCTTAATGGGAGAAAGGTCTGAGTCTGTAGAGAAGCTCATCCTGACGGCTTCTGGTGGTCCGTTTCGTGGGAAAAACCGTGATTACCTACGTAACGTTTCTTTCAGGGATGCGTTGAAACACCCTAACTGGACTATGGGGCAAAAGATTACAATAGACTCTGCTTCCTTAATGAATAAGGGGTTAGAGGTAATCGAAGCTCATTGGCTTTTTGGGGTAGAAGCATGTCAAATTGACGTGGTGGTCCACCCTCAGTCCATTATTCATTCTATGGTTCAATTTTCAGATGGTTCTATCAAGGCTCAGTTGGGTTTGCCAGATATGAAACTTCCTATTCAATATGCGCTTGCTTATCCCGAAAGAGTAGAGAATAAGCTTCCGCGATTAGATTTTAATACATTATCACAGCTGACATTTGAAAAGCCAGACATGGATACATTTTCTAATCTTCGGTTAGCTTACCAAGCGTTAGAGAAAGGTGGATCTATGCCTTGTGTATTAAATGCTGCCAACGAAATTGTTGTGGCAGCGTTTTTGAACCAAGAGATTGGCTTTTTACAAATGAGTGAATTGATTGAAGAAACGATGGTGAAAATTGATCATGAGAAAAATCCAGATCTAGAAACATTTTCGAAAATTGATCATCAAAGTAGAGCTTACACAAGGGAAGCAATCAAAAAACAAAGACATTAA
- a CDS encoding GH3 auxin-responsive promoter family protein — protein sequence MGIKASLSKIYAAYNSRKIGRWRKDAVFLQEKTFRKLISTARNTAFGQDHHFDEIKNYQDFKKYVPVQDYEDLRKYIDRIVNGEADILWPGKPSYLAKTSGTTSGVKYIPLTKESLPEQIGAARDALLNYIYETGKSDFVDGKMIFVQGSPILEKKKGVDFGRLSGIVAHHIPSYLQKNRLPSYKTNCIEDWEAKIEAIVDETIEQDMRLISGIPPWVQMYFDRLIARADGERIKNIFKNFSLFVYGGVNFEPYRAKLEESIGKKVDSIETYPASEGFIAFQDKQDERSMLLLPDSGIFYEFIPADDFFNEKPTRLSLADVQVGVNYALVLNTNAGLWGYSIGDTVKFVSLNPYRIIVSGRIKHFISAFGEHVIGEEVEHALLSVAKDEKVEIVEFTVAPQVTPGGDELPYHEWFIEFNKLPEDLESFRIRVDEALQKKNSYYFDLIEGKVLQPLKISPVQKGAFINYMKSKGKLGGQNKLPRLSNDRSMAEELEKYIL from the coding sequence ATGGGTATAAAAGCATCATTAAGTAAAATATACGCGGCGTATAATTCACGAAAAATAGGTCGCTGGCGTAAAGATGCTGTTTTTTTACAAGAGAAGACGTTCCGGAAGCTGATTTCAACCGCCAGAAATACCGCCTTTGGTCAAGACCATCATTTTGATGAAATAAAAAATTACCAAGATTTTAAAAAGTATGTTCCGGTTCAAGATTACGAAGATCTGAGAAAATACATTGATCGGATCGTAAATGGAGAAGCGGACATTTTATGGCCTGGTAAACCCTCTTATTTAGCAAAAACATCAGGTACTACGTCGGGAGTGAAATATATCCCTTTGACAAAAGAATCTCTTCCTGAGCAAATAGGCGCGGCGAGAGATGCACTGCTTAATTATATTTATGAAACAGGGAAATCTGATTTCGTTGATGGGAAGATGATATTTGTTCAGGGGAGCCCCATTTTAGAAAAGAAGAAGGGAGTCGATTTTGGTAGATTGTCTGGTATTGTAGCACATCATATCCCTTCATATCTACAAAAAAACCGCCTACCATCATATAAAACAAATTGTATTGAGGATTGGGAAGCCAAGATTGAGGCAATTGTCGATGAAACGATAGAGCAGGATATGCGGCTTATTTCGGGTATCCCACCCTGGGTACAAATGTATTTCGATCGATTGATCGCTAGGGCCGATGGTGAAAGAATAAAAAATATCTTTAAGAATTTTAGCCTGTTCGTATATGGCGGTGTAAATTTCGAACCCTATCGGGCCAAATTGGAAGAAAGTATTGGAAAGAAGGTAGATTCTATAGAAACCTATCCGGCTTCTGAAGGTTTTATCGCTTTTCAGGACAAGCAAGATGAAAGGAGTATGCTCCTTTTGCCAGATTCGGGTATTTTTTACGAGTTTATTCCCGCAGATGATTTTTTTAATGAAAAACCAACCCGCTTATCGCTGGCAGACGTGCAAGTGGGGGTTAACTATGCCCTGGTTTTAAATACCAACGCGGGACTCTGGGGGTACAGTATTGGTGACACCGTAAAATTTGTTTCTTTAAATCCTTATCGTATTATTGTAAGCGGGAGAATTAAACACTTCATTTCTGCATTTGGTGAACATGTGATAGGAGAAGAGGTCGAGCATGCCCTACTGTCGGTGGCTAAAGACGAAAAAGTTGAGATTGTTGAGTTTACAGTAGCACCGCAGGTAACACCAGGTGGTGATGAACTGCCTTATCATGAATGGTTTATTGAGTTTAATAAACTTCCGGAAGATCTGGAATCATTTCGGATTAGAGTAGACGAAGCCTTGCAGAAGAAGAATTCGTATTATTTTGATTTGATCGAAGGTAAAGTTTTGCAACCCTTAAAAATTAGCCCTGTGCAGAAAGGAGCATTTATAAATTACATGAAATCGAAAGGGAAACTGGGTGGTCAGAATAAATTACCCCGTTTATCCAATGATCGATCAATGGCAGAAGAATTAGAAAAATATATCCTGTGA
- a CDS encoding beta-carotene 15,15'-monooxygenase encodes MIDYLKESTFVVNDVISDAWDVLKKRYLAIAGICFSLFIVSNISGILAAYLSSVNIVLSVFMALLFLFLYFSIQLTLFKHIFQVLDKSADQVKLRKSFPTLKEIIYFFACVLTITVGTFLGYLIISVVFFPLIYLVDIEMMVNMVYVITIILFSYTFLRIAFFPFFILDKKESPFKSIRLSLAVTRGNFVKIILIIAFFALSGSLYLYFSYRGYPFISTILSLINSFVIIPLSSVTFIIAYRKMVHDYKGDSDPSIMQNII; translated from the coding sequence ATGATTGATTATTTAAAAGAGAGCACTTTTGTCGTAAACGATGTTATTAGTGATGCTTGGGATGTTCTAAAAAAGCGGTACTTAGCAATCGCAGGCATCTGTTTTTCACTCTTTATTGTTTCTAATATCTCCGGTATACTTGCCGCCTATTTAAGCAGTGTAAACATCGTACTCAGCGTCTTTATGGCTCTGTTGTTCTTATTCTTGTATTTCAGTATCCAACTTACGCTTTTCAAGCACATTTTTCAGGTTTTAGATAAGTCTGCAGACCAAGTTAAGCTCAGAAAAAGCTTCCCGACTTTAAAAGAGATTATCTATTTTTTTGCTTGTGTATTGACCATTACAGTCGGTACCTTTTTAGGTTATTTGATCATTTCTGTCGTGTTTTTTCCTTTGATCTATTTGGTCGACATAGAGATGATGGTTAACATGGTCTACGTAATAACCATTATTCTTTTTTCTTATACATTTCTGCGGATAGCGTTTTTCCCATTCTTCATTCTGGACAAAAAAGAATCGCCTTTTAAGTCTATACGGTTAAGTTTGGCTGTAACCCGTGGAAATTTTGTAAAGATTATTTTAATTATCGCCTTTTTTGCGTTATCGGGATCGCTCTATTTATATTTTAGCTATCGTGGTTATCCCTTTATTTCGACTATATTAAGTCTCATAAACTCATTTGTGATTATTCCTTTATCCAGCGTGACATTCATTATTGCCTATCGAAAAATGGTTCATGATTATAAAGGTGATTCAGATCCGTCGATCATGCAGAATATTATATAG